Proteins encoded together in one Peribacillus asahii window:
- a CDS encoding DUF523 domain-containing protein produces MILVSSCLAGLKVRYNGTHSLDNRISKLVRENKAVTICPELLGGFSTPREPAEIVGGDGEDVLDRKAKVVEKSGKDVTELYIKGAYATLEKAKKINATIVVLKENSPSCGSSMIYNGEFKGKKIVGNGVTSALLKRNGLQVISEEQFIRNFF; encoded by the coding sequence ATGATTTTGGTCAGTTCTTGTTTAGCTGGATTAAAAGTAAGGTATAACGGTACACATAGCTTAGATAATAGGATAAGTAAATTAGTTAGAGAGAATAAAGCTGTTACTATCTGTCCCGAACTGCTTGGTGGATTTTCAACCCCAAGGGAACCTGCTGAAATAGTAGGCGGAGACGGAGAAGATGTACTGGATAGAAAGGCTAAAGTGGTAGAGAAATCTGGTAAAGACGTAACCGAACTTTACATAAAAGGAGCTTATGCTACTTTAGAAAAAGCTAAAAAAATAAACGCAACAATAGTTGTTCTCAAGGAGAATAGCCCATCCTGTGGTAGTTCAATGATTTATAACGGTGAATTTAAGGGTAAGAAAATTGTTGGAAATGGAGTTACTTCAGCCTTACTTAAAAGAAATGGTTTACAAGTAATTTCAGAAGAACAATTTATTAGAAATTTCTTTTAG
- a CDS encoding APC family permease: protein MFSSIKRFLIGRPLKSNELGEQKLNKTKALAILSSDALSSVAYGPEQILIVLVTLGTVAFWYSIPIAIGVLILLTALILSYRQIIFAYPHGGGAYVVSKSNLGVNPGLIAGGSLLVDYILTVAVSVSAGTDAITSAFPTLHDHNVEIAIVFVIFLTILNLRGVTESASILAYPVYLFVLALFILIGVGIYHILTGGVSPELHSPVGTPVTGISLFILLKAFASGSSALTGVEAISNAIPNFKDPAPNNAAKTLMAMGALLAILFSGIVFLAYYYGIAPSGEVTVVSQIAEETFGRNFMYFFIQGTTALILILAANTGYSAFPLLAVNLAKDKFIPRMFLIRGDRLGYSNGIIILGIASIILILAFQAETEHLIPLYAVGVFLPFTLSQSGMMVKWLREKPEGWIPKFIINTTGAVISFTVTMMFFLTKFSQVWSILIFLPIIVFLFHRIRKHYEAVGDQLSLTTCEPSVTIEGNVMIVPVAGMTHVVENSLNYAKSLSPEQIIAVYVAFEREDEKKFEEKWKKWQPDVRLVTLHSHYRSIINPLTKFIDTIEHKASEANYQVTVVIPQFITKKGWHNILHNQSSILIRSFLLFRKKVVITTVPYHLKK from the coding sequence ATGTTTTCATCAATAAAAAGGTTTTTAATTGGACGACCCTTGAAATCCAATGAATTAGGAGAACAGAAACTTAACAAAACCAAAGCATTAGCCATCCTTTCTTCTGATGCTTTATCTTCAGTGGCATATGGTCCTGAACAAATTTTAATCGTATTAGTTACGTTAGGTACAGTAGCATTTTGGTATTCTATTCCTATCGCAATTGGTGTATTAATTCTTTTAACAGCTCTCATATTGTCATATAGACAAATTATCTTTGCTTATCCTCATGGAGGGGGAGCCTATGTTGTTTCAAAGAGTAATTTAGGGGTAAATCCAGGTTTAATCGCTGGGGGATCATTATTGGTAGACTACATACTTACTGTGGCTGTGAGCGTATCTGCTGGTACTGATGCTATAACATCTGCCTTTCCTACACTACATGATCACAATGTGGAAATTGCCATTGTATTTGTGATTTTCCTTACGATTTTGAATTTAAGAGGAGTAACGGAATCTGCTTCCATATTAGCTTACCCTGTGTACTTATTCGTTTTAGCCTTGTTCATTTTAATTGGTGTGGGCATTTATCATATTCTCACAGGTGGGGTTTCTCCTGAATTACACAGTCCCGTAGGTACACCTGTGACTGGAATCAGTTTGTTTATTCTTTTAAAGGCATTTGCTTCAGGAAGTTCTGCCTTAACTGGGGTTGAAGCCATATCGAATGCCATTCCTAACTTTAAAGATCCAGCACCTAATAATGCTGCTAAAACATTAATGGCAATGGGAGCTTTGCTTGCCATACTGTTTTCAGGAATCGTATTTTTAGCCTATTATTATGGAATTGCTCCAAGTGGAGAGGTAACGGTTGTTTCCCAAATTGCCGAAGAAACTTTCGGACGAAATTTCATGTACTTCTTTATTCAAGGAACTACAGCACTGATATTAATCCTTGCTGCAAATACTGGTTATTCTGCTTTCCCGTTGCTGGCAGTTAATCTTGCAAAAGATAAGTTTATTCCAAGGATGTTTCTGATTAGGGGAGACCGATTAGGATATTCTAATGGAATCATCATACTTGGAATTGCTTCTATTATTTTAATCCTTGCTTTTCAGGCAGAAACAGAGCATCTTATTCCACTTTATGCAGTCGGAGTATTCCTTCCATTTACTTTGTCTCAGTCGGGAATGATGGTTAAATGGCTGCGAGAAAAGCCCGAAGGTTGGATTCCAAAATTTATAATTAATACAACGGGTGCCGTTATTAGCTTTACGGTCACAATGATGTTCTTTTTAACAAAATTCTCACAGGTTTGGTCAATCTTAATTTTTCTACCTATCATTGTTTTCCTCTTTCATCGAATTAGAAAGCATTATGAAGCTGTTGGGGACCAACTTAGCCTTACAACTTGTGAACCATCTGTGACCATTGAAGGTAATGTTATGATAGTGCCTGTTGCTGGTATGACTCATGTTGTAGAGAATTCCTTAAATTATGCTAAATCTCTTTCTCCTGAACAAATTATTGCTGTGTATGTTGCATTTGAAAGAGAAGATGAGAAGAAGTTTGAGGAGAAATGGAAGAAGTGGCAACCTGATGTAAGACTGGTGACACTGCACTCTCATTATAGGAGTATCATTAATCCCCTTACCAAATTTATTGATACTATTGAACATAAAGCTAGTGAAGCGAACTACCAAGTCACAGTGGTCATCCCACAATTTATTACTAAGAAGGGCTGGCACAATATTCTTCATAACCAATCAAGTATACTGATTCGTTCGTTCTTGTTGTTTCGAAAAAAAGTGGTAATCACCACTGTACCTTATCATTTAAAAAAATAA
- a CDS encoding cation:proton antiporter, producing the protein MMKHFILMSVHPSSSFTAQSFNEIMIQLIILLTVSVVVASYAYHKKIPYSLPLVIIGLVLGMLNLPIIDESRDFITNSETFQIFVISIFLPALLGEATLKLPFHHLKENKAPILALAIGGTLITYVVIGFASHYLLEVSVIVAFTFAALMSPTDPISVLQIFKPLGVHKRMNAIMEGESLFNDGVGVVLFKISSIYLLVYMEMGVAGFGQGLLLFLKFAVGGLVIGLIIGYIGSISIKKIDNYPLEIAISIIVFFGSFLIGETVHVSGVIAVVVAGLLFGNYGGKIGMSPVTKLNIYNFYDVIAFIANSIIFLMVGLEISRIDVQGKWGMIIISIIIVLIGRSVAVYASLAWLKEIPSSWKHILNYGGLKGSLSIALALSLPRTFEGREEIIVLTFSVVIFSLLFQGLTIKSLINKLGIIEKQNHIWEYEEVIANLNRSKTSISTWSDMKEESLLTEKDYQDLVNLENEKLKKYNQALDQLYSLYPQIKEEQLRDAKRESLYNQYHELGKLVSKEVISQSILERKQKEILEEVENLS; encoded by the coding sequence ATGATGAAACATTTTATTTTGATGTCAGTTCATCCTTCAAGCTCATTTACTGCTCAGAGTTTCAACGAAATCATGATTCAATTAATAATTCTTTTAACAGTCAGTGTTGTAGTAGCTTCGTATGCCTATCATAAAAAAATACCATACAGTCTTCCTTTAGTTATAATAGGGCTTGTTCTAGGAATGCTTAATTTACCTATAATAGACGAATCTAGAGATTTCATTACAAATTCTGAAACCTTTCAAATTTTCGTTATTTCCATTTTCTTACCTGCGTTACTCGGAGAGGCTACTTTAAAACTGCCTTTTCACCATTTAAAAGAAAATAAAGCTCCAATTTTAGCTTTAGCTATTGGAGGGACATTGATTACCTATGTAGTCATAGGTTTTGCGAGTCATTATTTGTTAGAAGTAAGTGTAATTGTGGCATTTACCTTTGCTGCACTCATGAGTCCTACAGATCCGATTAGTGTTTTACAAATTTTTAAGCCATTAGGTGTTCATAAAAGGATGAATGCGATTATGGAAGGTGAAAGTCTCTTTAACGATGGAGTAGGAGTAGTGCTATTTAAAATTTCTTCCATTTATCTTTTAGTTTATATGGAAATGGGGGTTGCTGGATTCGGACAAGGCCTACTGTTATTTTTGAAGTTTGCTGTCGGAGGATTGGTTATTGGTTTAATCATTGGCTATATCGGTTCTATCTCCATTAAAAAGATTGATAATTATCCGCTAGAAATTGCCATATCAATCATCGTGTTCTTCGGTTCATTTTTGATAGGGGAAACGGTACATGTGAGTGGTGTCATTGCAGTGGTGGTCGCCGGATTATTATTTGGAAATTACGGTGGGAAAATTGGGATGTCACCTGTTACTAAGCTAAATATTTATAATTTTTATGATGTGATTGCCTTCATCGCAAATTCAATCATCTTCCTAATGGTAGGCTTGGAAATTTCCCGAATCGATGTGCAAGGAAAATGGGGAATGATTATCATTAGTATTATTATTGTCTTAATTGGTAGAAGTGTAGCCGTTTATGCAAGCTTAGCATGGTTGAAAGAAATCCCTTCAAGTTGGAAACACATTCTAAATTATGGTGGATTAAAAGGAAGTCTTTCCATTGCGTTAGCCCTCAGCTTACCTAGAACATTCGAAGGACGAGAAGAGATTATCGTGTTAACTTTTAGTGTCGTGATTTTTTCACTATTATTTCAAGGGTTAACGATTAAATCACTTATAAATAAACTAGGCATTATTGAGAAACAAAATCATATTTGGGAATATGAAGAAGTAATTGCGAATCTTAATCGTAGTAAAACTTCTATATCTACGTGGTCAGATATGAAAGAAGAATCCTTATTAACAGAAAAAGACTATCAGGATTTAGTGAACCTCGAAAATGAAAAATTGAAGAAGTATAATCAAGCATTAGATCAACTATATTCCTTATATCCTCAAATCAAAGAAGAACAACTCAGAGATGCTAAAAGGGAATCTTTGTATAACCAATATCACGAATTAGGGAAGTTAGTTTCAAAAGAAGTGATTTCTCAAAGTATTCTTGAGAGGAAACAAAAGGAAATTTTGGAAGAAGTTGAAAACTTGTCATAA